In one Mycobacterium heckeshornense genomic region, the following are encoded:
- a CDS encoding NfeD family protein has translation MPAALLWLIFALGLAGAEALTGDMFLLMLGGGALAAAATSWLLDTPVWADGAVFLVVSVLLLAVVRPAVRRRLTPAKEIATGVQALEGKSALVLDRVARHEGQVKLDGQVWTARPFNEADVYEPGELVTVMRIDGATAVVWKNA, from the coding sequence ATGCCCGCAGCCCTGCTCTGGCTGATCTTCGCGTTGGGCCTCGCCGGTGCGGAGGCGCTGACCGGCGACATGTTCCTGCTGATGCTCGGTGGCGGGGCGCTGGCGGCGGCCGCAACAAGTTGGCTGCTGGACACCCCGGTGTGGGCCGACGGGGCGGTGTTCCTGGTGGTGTCGGTTCTGCTGCTGGCAGTGGTCCGGCCCGCGGTACGGCGGCGCCTGACCCCGGCGAAGGAGATAGCCACCGGGGTGCAGGCGCTGGAGGGCAAAAGCGCGCTGGTCCTCGACCGCGTCGCACGACACGAGGGTCAAGTAAAGCTGGACGGTCAGGTATGGACGGCGCGGCCGTTCAATGAGGCCGACGTCTACGAGCCCGGCGAGTTGGTGACCGTCATGCGCATCGACGGCGCCACCGCGGTGGTGTGGAAGAACGCCTAA
- a CDS encoding nitroreductase family deazaflavin-dependent oxidoreductase, with protein MWAIEPSSRLAAVGARLLRSRWLMRAPIWVYKARAGAVFGSRLLMLEHIGRRSGVHRYVVLEVVDHPTSDTYVVASGFGGNAQWFRNIQANPRVRVCVGSRAPKPARARVLSQQEADNTLGVYIGRHPHAWAALRRVLENTLERPISQTNTPLPMVEFRLAANRADG; from the coding sequence ATGTGGGCCATAGAGCCATCATCGCGGCTTGCCGCCGTCGGCGCGAGACTGCTTCGTTCACGCTGGCTGATGCGCGCCCCGATTTGGGTCTACAAGGCCCGTGCCGGGGCGGTGTTCGGCTCGCGGCTGCTCATGCTCGAACACATCGGCCGCCGGTCCGGTGTTCACCGCTACGTCGTCTTGGAAGTCGTCGATCACCCGACGTCCGACACCTACGTCGTCGCTTCCGGCTTCGGCGGCAACGCGCAGTGGTTCCGCAACATCCAGGCAAATCCGCGCGTGCGTGTCTGTGTCGGCAGTCGCGCCCCGAAACCCGCCAGGGCGCGGGTTCTCAGCCAACAGGAAGCCGACAACACGCTCGGCGTCTACATCGGTCGACACCCGCACGCCTGGGCCGCGTTGAGGCGCGTGCTCGAGAACACCTTGGAAAGACCGATCAGCCAGACCAACACGCCCCTGCCCATGGTCGAGTTTCGATTGGCCGCGAATCGGGCCGATGGCTGA
- a CDS encoding SPFH domain-containing protein, giving the protein MQGAVAGLVLLAALVIFAVIVVAKSVALIPQAEAAVIERLGRYSRTVSGQLTLLVPFIDRVRARVDLRERVVSFPPQPVITEDNLTLNIDTVVYFQVTNPQAAVYEISNYIVGVEQLTTTTLRNVVGGMTLEQTLTSREIINRQLRGVLDEATGRWGLRVARVELRSIDPPPSIQASMEKQMKADREKRAMILTAEGTRESAIKQAEGQKQAQILEAEGAKQAAILAAEADRQSRMLRAQGERAAAYLQAQGQAKAIEKTFAAIKAGRPTPELLAYQYLQVLPQLGRGEANKVWVIPSDFGSALQGFTKLLGAPGDDGVYRYHPSPVEDDLPKPEDDSDEIADWFSTQTDPAIMQAVAKAEADARKPVEGPVGTTPELSQ; this is encoded by the coding sequence ATGCAAGGTGCGGTTGCTGGTCTGGTGTTGCTTGCTGCTTTAGTGATCTTTGCCGTGATCGTGGTGGCCAAATCGGTGGCGTTGATTCCGCAGGCGGAGGCCGCGGTGATCGAACGCTTGGGCCGGTACAGCCGCACGGTGAGCGGACAGCTGACGCTGCTGGTGCCGTTCATCGATCGCGTCCGCGCTCGGGTCGATCTGCGTGAGCGCGTGGTGTCGTTCCCGCCACAGCCGGTGATTACCGAGGACAACCTCACGCTCAACATCGACACCGTGGTGTATTTCCAGGTGACCAACCCGCAGGCGGCGGTCTACGAGATCAGCAACTACATCGTCGGTGTCGAGCAGCTGACCACCACCACGCTGCGCAACGTGGTGGGCGGCATGACGCTGGAACAGACCCTGACGTCGAGAGAGATCATCAACAGGCAGCTGCGCGGCGTGCTCGACGAAGCCACCGGACGCTGGGGGCTGCGGGTCGCGCGCGTGGAGCTGCGCAGCATCGACCCGCCGCCGTCGATCCAGGCTTCGATGGAAAAGCAGATGAAAGCCGACCGGGAGAAGCGGGCGATGATCTTGACGGCGGAGGGCACCCGTGAGTCGGCGATCAAACAGGCCGAGGGGCAAAAACAGGCGCAGATCCTGGAAGCCGAGGGTGCCAAGCAGGCTGCGATCCTGGCGGCCGAGGCGGACCGGCAGTCCCGCATGCTGCGGGCGCAGGGCGAACGGGCGGCGGCTTATCTGCAGGCCCAAGGCCAAGCCAAGGCCATCGAGAAGACATTCGCCGCAATCAAGGCCGGCAGGCCCACTCCGGAACTGCTGGCCTACCAGTACCTGCAGGTGCTGCCGCAACTCGGCCGGGGCGAAGCGAACAAGGTGTGGGTGATACCCAGCGACTTCGGCTCGGCCCTGCAGGGTTTCACCAAACTGCTCGGGGCGCCCGGGGATGACGGCGTGTACCGGTATCACCCGTCGCCGGTCGAGGACGACTTGCCCAAGCCAGAAGACGACAGCGACGAGATCGCCGACTGGTTCTCGACGCAGACCGATCCGGCGATCATGCAGGCGGTGGCCAAGGCCGAGGCCGATGCGCGCAAGCCGGTGGAGGGCCCGGTCGGCACGACGCCCGAGCTGAGCCAGTAG